In Quercus robur chromosome 10, dhQueRobu3.1, whole genome shotgun sequence, a genomic segment contains:
- the LOC126701490 gene encoding CMP-sialic acid transporter 2, giving the protein MKNGVVECSVCHSKLVSPTTKTVSRAYDRYKNRVSSKQRALNIALVVGDCMLVGLQPILVYMSKVDGSFKFSPISVNFLTEITKVFFAITMLLLQARNQKVGEKPLLSISTFVQAARNNVLLAVPAFLYAINNYLKFTMQLYFNPATVKMLSNLKVLVIAVLLKFIMRRRFSIIQWEALALLLIGISVNQLRSLPEGTTALGLPVATGAYMYTLVFVTVPSLASVYNEYALKSQYDTSIYLQNLFLYGYGAIFNLLGILVTAIVKGPSSFDILEGHSKATMLLIANNAAQGILSSFFFKYADTILKKYSSTVATIFTGIASAVMFGHTLTVNFLLGISIVFISMHQFFSPLSKVRDEQQNGKLELVDVHENQRPKDSFINMAAGASEEASHLVGSDERKPLLPT; this is encoded by the exons ATGAAGAACGGGGTGGTAGAATGCAGTGTCTGCCATTcgaagttggtttccccaacAACCAAAACCGTGTCAAGGGCTTATGACCGATACAAGAACAGGGTATCGTCAAAGCAACGCGCCCTCAACATCGCTTTGGTTGTTGGTGATTGTATGCTAGTTGGTCTACAG CCTATTCTAGTTTATATGTCCAAGGTGGATGGGAGCTTCAAGTTTAGCCCAATTAGCGTTAATTTTTTAACAGAGATTACAAAGGTTTTCTTTGCTATTACTATGCTCTTGCTACAG GCAAGGAATCAAAAAGTTGGGGAGAAGCCTCTTCTCTCAATTTCCACATTCGTGCAG GCAGCTCGAAACAATGTGCTTCTTGCTGTTCCAGCATTTCTTTATGCTATCAATAACTATCTAAAGTTCACAATGCAG CTATATTTCAATCCTGCAACAGTGAAGATGCTGAGCAATTTGAAG GTTTTAGTAATTGCTGTTTTGTTGAAGTTTATAATGAGACGCCGGTTTTCCATAATTCAG TGGGAAGCTCTTGCTCTGCTGCTCATTGGAATTAGTGTAAATCAGTTGCGTTCTTTGCCTGAAGGTACCACTGCTTTGGGTCTTCCAGTCGCAACGGGTGCATACATGTACACGTTGGTCTTT GTAACTGTTCCATCTTTGGCATCTGTCTACAATGAGTACGCTCTAAAAAGTCAATATGATACAAGCATTTACCTCCAG AACTTATTTTTATATGGGTATGGTGCTATATTCAACCTTCTAGGAATATTGGTAACTGCCATTGTCAAAG GTCCTAGTAGCTTTGATATCTTAGAAGGTCATTCAAAAGCTACCATGCTTCTGATAGCTAACAATGCAGCACAAGGAATTCTATcatcatttttcttcaaatatgcAG atacAATTTTGAAGAAGTACTCCTCAACAGTTGCCACAATCTTTACGGGCATAGCATCTGCTGTGATGTTTGGTCATACTTTGACTGTAAACTTTTTGTTAGGAATTTCTATTGTATTTATCTCAATGCACCAG tTCTTTTCACCCCTTTCTAAAGTCAGAGATGAACAACAAAATGGGAAGCTTGAGCTAGTAGATGTTCATGAAAATCAAAG GCCAAAGGATTCTTTTATAAATATGGCAGCAGGAGCAAGTGAAGAG GCAAGTCATCTTGTAGGATCTGATGAGAGAAAGCCACTTCTTCCCACCTGA